AATGAAACAAGAGTTTGGTCCTTGTGCTTATAATATTCTATAGACTAACGAGTATCCAATATCATAAAAGAGCAAAAGCATTTTCTCATTTCATCCATCTTACTCTAGAAATGACACGGCACCACACACCAACTTGCCTCCTAGAAAACCGGGTCAAGGAAACAAAATGGTCAATTTGCCTGTCATATAGCTTTtatctcacaaaataattcCATCTTTGATAAGTTAGTTCCCTTTACTGGATATGTCAAGCTCAGTGTCTTCTATACCTCACACTAGGACTTCcgaaagaaaaaaggatgccacatGCTGCTTTTAAGGGTCAAACAACAAATCCCAACCATATAATTACACCAtatgatttataaatttattgggCCTACATGCTGGAGCATAGATGTGATGACTATATCCAATGCAATTGATGGCCAAGAGGCTTTACCTATTAGAAGACATCTACTCCAGCAGCTAAAATAGACAATAATATTctactatattttaatttggatACACAACCTTCTCAGTTCGATACAGAGAACAATTGCTTTTGTGTTGACTTTATAGCTCATAAATCAACTTGACTCCAAGCAAGTTTAAGACCATTCAGAATTGTCTAAATTGAAGAAGGCACTACCAATCTAGAAGAAGTTCTCATAGCATGATTTATGTGGTAAAATTTAAATCAGGTCCAACTCACTGTATCTATCTGCCATTGCTATAAGAAATTACTGCATTCATAATTGTAATACAGAAAGCTAATTACAACATTTACATTTACTTTCTAAAGTCTGATTAACCTTGTCTTTTTTCTACTTCATACTTTAcatcaatcaattaaaatttaatatggcAAAACACCTGATCAAGCAAGAGGTCTCAATGTAGGATCAGGTGAACTATATATTTCCTTGGCATGGAAAGTCAGATCTAATGAATGAAAAGAATGTTCTTGATCTTCCAAGGGACTCTGGACTGTCACATAACCTGAATAATGCTAACCATAATTTAAGTGATTAAAGTTGGAATCTCTTAAAAAGTTGGGCTGCCAGCAGTAATTGAGGGTTGGGATAAATATTCTGccaatataataaatagtacCGACAACCTGACTCATTAAGCAAGGCAAGTATGCAGTAAACAGGAAAGTCATCAGGAAGGCTCTAATCACGTGTTTATATAATTGGAGATGATTCCTGTGAAGCATATCCACTATGCAATTCACCATCACTCAAAGGAGAAGCCTTGATAAATGCACTCAACAGGTCAGTTAGGAGAATAAATCTGGATAGAGCACTTTGATAAGGGTATCTAACACTGTAGTTCACCAAGCAATAGTTTACGGTAGAGAAGTTAACAGCTGAAAGATTCTAAAGTCATACAGCTAAAATAGGAGATCAGTTCATTCAGCAAGGAGATCAAATTTTGATAGAGCACTTTGATAAAGAGTATCTAAAACTGCAGTTTACCAAGAAATAAGTTACAGAAGAGAAGCTAACAGCTGAAAGATTGTAAAGTGATTCAGCTAAGATAGCAGATAGCAAGAGGAAGTAAATGGCCACTATTATGGAGAAGTTCCCTCCAGCATGGAAAAATCAATACAACTAATTAACAGCTGATCTTACAAAGGAAAATCAGGGGGTTCCTTCATGGTTTATTGGGAAGTTAAGTCTGTATGATTTCCACATCAACTTGAGCAATGATACAAATGAATACAAGTCAACCTAAGATATTGAACATTACATGTTTCCAAGTATGCATTGGAATATTAAGAATGCCCTAGTAATCAAATTATACTTTGTCATTctccaattctttttttttctttctgattTCACTTTCCTTCCTCTCCACAATTATACCAGGATGGGGCATCTTTAAAGAAAATGTTGGGAAGCTCAAACCtctgtaatttttaaaagaattgaagaaaaataatttttttttgtaatctatCATCAGAGAAACATGCAATTAAAGCTTCATTGTATGCCCAACCAAAGCTTAACAAATAAGAAGATAGAAAACTATAAGTCCATGATAAGACACAGATGCagcatcaaaattaaataactacCTAAATACCATAGGGCAGTAGTCCTTCCAATAGAAGTCAGTAGAGTAGTGGGGAGGTGTAAATTGGGATCCCTTCCTTGGAAAATACATTTGTATTTTAGCTCGCTCCCCAAAATCTGAAGCCCTCACGTCACGCATGGGTACTGGTGTGATCTTTCCAACAGTGTACCTGAACTTCAAATGTGATTCCAggaatgaaatatatatttgaaacatTGTGTTGTATACTTCATGAAAACATAAATGTCAAATTTTGAACGCTTTTGCAGATGGGCTTATGTAGTTCAGATAATACAAATGAGCAATACACTTAACTACAACTACTTACTATAATACTGATGACAACAGAAACAGCAGAAGAATTGGAACTTTCTGGTTACCTGATACCAAGTTGCAAATTAAGCATCAGATAATGACTCTTACGACCTTCAAAGATGTCCACACATGACCTCCTTTTCACTTTGTTGGAATGAAACTTACTCTGCTGTTTATTTTTGCGTAGTAGTTCTGTTCTTTTTCTAACCCTCTCTTTAATCAAAACTCCTTGCATGTATTCCCTTTCAAAAAATATGCTGGTATCATCCTGCACATCGTACTGTCCTCTGTTGGAGGAAAGAGATGAGACGCACGAAGTGTCATGAGATGAAAACTCTCTGGTGGAATCATAAAGGCTTGAAACTTCGTCCAATGATATAGTCCTCTGTGATATTTGACCTGGACCTCCTGGAAATCTTTTCGTAGAAATCTTTTCCGAAAGACTGCGCTTGACAGTTGAACCCACAACTCTGGACTCTTTGGAATTCAAGGATGAACTATGAAAGAGTaaccttttcttctttccttcatgCCTCTTTCCCTCATGCCCGCCAAAGCTAGATAACCTTCTTAGGGATGGAAGTTTGCTTCCAGCAGGATAATATGTCCCTTGACCATCCTTCAGGCCCTTGGTCCATGTGCCAAAATAGTAACTCCCATCTGCAAATCTATAACAGCCTGACCCATGTCTCAATCCATTCAACCAAAAGCCATCGAAAAGGTCACCATTAACCCATGTCATAACCCCTCTGCCATTAATTATTCCAGCTTTCCAGTTTCCAATATATGTGCTACCATTACTCCAAGCGTATTGACCACTGCCTTCACGTATTCCCTCTTTCCATGAACCATCATAAACATCTGAATTGCAATATTCTTTTCTTCCAAGCCCATGTTGAATGTTCATCCTCCAGGCCCCTTTATAACTAGACCCATCAGGACTAATAAGAGTGCCAAATCCATGAAGGTAATCCCCAGAAAAATCACCCTCATAAGTTGCACCTGATGACCAAAAGATTTTGCCTTTCCCAGTCATTTTTCCCGCTTCCCAATCACCTTCATAAACTGTTCCATCTGGCCAAGTATACTTTCCTTTTCCATGAGGAAAGACCCCCTTGAAATTACCAATATAGACGTCTCCATTTAAGAGAACCTTCTCACTGGACCTGAAAATAAATCATGCTTATCACAAATGCATTAGTGTATTATATTGAATAATCATATGGAACAACTGGCCTACTATAGCAAGCACATAAAATACAGATAACAAGGAATGAAGAACACCTTTCACTGCTTCCCATGATCCCAACAGGATAACTAGCAGTATTTGATTAGTTTCAAAGTCCTCTTAATAGGGACACCATGCTTCTTAGCCTTGAGCAATGGCAGAGAATCTCTTCTGCGTTGAATTGCAATGCTCTGAACGATGAAAACAATTTGGTTCATGCCGTGAAAGGAGAAACCAAACATCCAAAGAAATGACGGCCATAACTCAAGCAAAGTACCAATCCGACCGTTGACCAGGTAATTGCGCGGTTTTGTGctatttatcttcttcttagTTTTCCTGAAAGGCAGAGCCACTGGATCCTTTGTCTCCTTTGATCTCTCCAGAGTTCAACAGAGAATCTGTTCATCAATACAGCATCTAGATTTCAGATGGAAATACCATAACACCAAGAACGATTACACGTAAATAAACTAAAAGATTATGATTCAAAATACAGCAATGGAAATCATTTGAACAATGATGATATTACTCATTTCTGAATCAATTCGGTAACATTTGTCAATCTTCAATTTTTGATCTTATTCCAGTTCAATACAGTGATCAGAATATTCAAAATTACAGAGAATATAAAACACCAGCTCACCTGCAATAGATTACTGATCGGATGTAACCGAACATATACAAGATTGAAACCCTAGAATTGGCCAATGCCAGCGTCCGAATCCGTTTGGAAACCGACAGCAGCAGTtatcaactctctctctctctctctccaaaaatctgactctgtctctctctcactctccaaAATCTTCGTCACTGTCTGGCCCCGCTACTGTACCGTTGCCGTAAATGCTCATCCGAAAAGAGGGAAAAGAGTAAGGAAGGCCCAGAGAAGACAGATCAGGATCGGACGCGTGGGGAGCATGCAGGTGGAAGTCCAGATTTTGACATTGATAATGGGACCCACAGCCGTTTATCGGGTGGGATTTTAGCGAAGATGTACACTATTTTTTACATCTTGGACTACATAAGGGATATTATAACCAAAATACTTTGTACCTCTCCATATGTCTCATGCAtttctatgcgcctcatgaaaaatatttttgtcattagtaTACTTTTGTGTAGTTTAAAGTGTCCACAAAAGTGTATCACTAGCATTATTCTTGCAAAAGCAGTGGTACGGGCTGTAGACGATAAGGCCGCCTTTGAACTATCTGCCACGTAAAGCATAACTGTCGTGTTGGGGAAGGG
This window of the Diospyros lotus cultivar Yz01 chromosome 5, ASM1463336v1, whole genome shotgun sequence genome carries:
- the LOC127802707 gene encoding phosphatidylinositol 4-phosphate 5-kinase 8-like isoform X1, giving the protein MGSSERSSEKVLLNGDVYIGNFKGVFPHGKGKYTWPDGTVYEGDWEAGKMTGKGKIFWSSGATYEGDFSGDYLHGFGTLISPDGSSYKGAWRMNIQHGLGRKEYCNSDVYDGSWKEGIREGSGQYAWSNGSTYIGNWKAGIINGRGVMTWVNGDLFDGFWLNGLRHGSGCYRFADGSYYFGTWTKGLKDGQGTYYPAGSKLPSLRRLSSFGGHEGKRHEGKKKRLLFHSSSLNSKESRVVGSTVKRSLSEKISTKRFPGGPGQISQRTISLDEVSSLYDSTREFSSHDTSCVSSLSSNRGQYDVQDDTSIFFEREYMQGVLIKERVRKRTELLRKNKQQSKFHSNKVKRRSCVDIFEGRKSHYLMLNLQLGIRYTVGKITPVPMRDVRASDFGERAKIQMYFPRKGSQFTPPHYSTDFYWKDYCPMVFRNLRDMFKLDAAEYMMSICGDGSLREVSSPGKSGSIFYISHDDRFFIKTLRRSELKVLLKMLPRYYYHVKDHENTLITKFFGIHRIRLRGGKKVHFVVTGNMFYTELRIHRRFDLKGSTQGRITNQDDKIDESTTLKDGDLEYEFQMDKLLRESLFEQLNVDCTFLESQQIIDYSLLLGLHFRAPDQLSAPLEPPDALHKHETLPGDDGAILPEISIPPRGLLLVIHEPNCVSTAPGTHTRGNTLRALSVGDKEVDLILPGTVRLRVQLGANMPALAHRKLKQDGTDSEEVELFEVYDVVLYLGIIDILQKYNMKKKLEHAYKSLLYNPMTISCVEPKLYSRRFISFLERVFPAPEQP
- the LOC127802707 gene encoding phosphatidylinositol 4-phosphate 5-kinase 8-like isoform X2 is translated as MGSSERSSEKVLLNGDVYIGNFKGVFPHGKGKYTWPDGTVYEGDWEAGKMTGKGKIFWSSGATYEGDFSGDYLHGFGTLISPDGSSYKGAWRMNIQHGLGRKEYCNSDVYDGSWKEGIREGSGQYAWSNGSTYIGNWKAGIINGRGVMTWVNGDLFDGFWLNGLRHGSGCYRFADGSYYFGTWTKGLKDGQGTYYPAGSKLPSLRRLSSFGGHEGKRHEGKKKRLLFHSSSLNSKESRVVGSTVKRSLSEKISTKRFPGGPGQISQRTISLDEVSSLYDSTREFSSHDTSCVSSLSSNRGQYDVQDDTSIFFEREYMQGVLIKERVRKRTELLRKNKQQSKFHSNKVKRRSCVDIFEGRKSHYLMLNLQLGIRYTVGKITPVPMRDVRASDFGERAKIQMYFPRKGSQFTPPHYSTDFYWKDYCPMVFRNLRDMFKLDAAEYMMSICGDGSLREVSSPGKSGSIFYISHDDRFFIKTLRRSELKVHFVVTGNMFYTELRIHRRFDLKGSTQGRITNQDDKIDESTTLKDGDLEYEFQMDKLLRESLFEQLNVDCTFLESQQIIDYSLLLGLHFRAPDQLSAPLEPPDALHKHETLPGDDGAILPEISIPPRGLLLVIHEPNCVSTAPGTHTRGNTLRALSVGDKEVDLILPGTVRLRVQLGANMPALAHRKLKQDGTDSEEVELFEVYDVVLYLGIIDILQKYNMKKKLEHAYKSLLYNPMTISCVEPKLYSRRFISFLERVFPAPEQP